One Gallus gallus isolate bGalGal1 chromosome 11, bGalGal1.mat.broiler.GRCg7b, whole genome shotgun sequence DNA window includes the following coding sequences:
- the SLC7A10 gene encoding asc-type amino acid transporter 1, with amino-acid sequence MRAARGSAGQSGAGTMAGGEQRGAPGGPERVALKKEIGLLSACAIIIGNIIGSGIFISPKGVLEHTGSVGLALIIWVLGGGVAALGSLCYAELGVTIPKSGGDYSYVTEIFGGLAGFLLLWSAVLIMYPTSLAVISLTFSNYVLQPVFPNCIPPYNASRILSMVCLLLLTWVNSSSVRWATRIQDIFTAGKLLALALIITVGFIQIFKGNYEELTPSKAFNFWMTPSVGHLALAFLQGSFAFSGWNFLNYVTEELVDPRRNLPRAIFISIPLVTFVYTFTNIAYFTAMSPQELLSSNAVAVTFGEKLLGYFSWVMPVSVALSTFGGINGYLFTSSRLCFSGAREGHLPSLLAMIHVKYCTPIPALLVCCLATLIIMLVGDTYTLINYVSFINYLCYGVTIIGLIVLRWKKPKIFRPIKVNLLIPIAYLAFWAFLLVFSLYSEPVVCGVGLIIIFTGVPVFFLGVYWRNKPKCVNRLIESVTCWGQKLCFVVYPQGGAAEEPAAHCHLPASDKSPRK; translated from the exons GTAACATCATTGGTTCTGGGATCTTTATATCACCGAAAGGGGTTTTGGAGCACACTGGCTCGGTGGGACTGGCTCTCATTATTTGGGTGCTCGGCGGCGGTGTCGCTGCCCTGGGATCTCTGTGTTATGCTGAGCTGGGAGTTACCATCCCCAAATCAGGAGGGGACTATTCCTACGTCACAGAGATCTTTGGTGGGTTAGCTGG gtttctgctgctctggagTGCGGTGCTTATCATGTACCCTACGAGTCTGGCTGTCATCTCACTGACATTCTCGAACTATGTCCTGCAGCCCGTGTTCCCTAACTGTATTCCCCCCTATAATGCCTCTAGGATTCTCTCCATGGTGTGTTTAC TACTCCTGACCTGGGTGAACAGCTCCAGCGTTCGATGGGCAACGCGCATTCAGGATATATTTACAGCAGGAAAACTCTTAGCCTTGGCCCTTATCATTACTGTGGGCTTCATACAGATCTTTAAAG GAAACTATGAAGAGCTGACACCGAGCAAAGCATTCAATTTTTGGATGACTCCATCCGTGGGGCATTTAGCATTAGCTTTCCTTCAAGGGTCGTTTGCGTTTAGCGGCTGGAACTTCTTGAACTATGTAACAGAAGAGTTGGTTGATCCCCGCAG GAACCTACCTCGTGCCATATTCATATCCATCCCATTGGTGACATTTGTGTATACGTTCACCAACATTGCATATTTCACTGCCATGTCACCCCAAGAGCTCTTGTCCTCCAACGCTGTGGCGGTA ACATTTGGTGAAAAGTTACTGGGCTATTTTTCCTGGGTTATGCCAGTCTCAGTGGCCCTATCTACATTTGGAGGAATAAATGGATACCTTTTTACCTCATCAAG GTTATGTTTCTCTGGTGCCCGAGAAGGCCACTTGCCGAGCTTGCTTGCCATGATCCACGTGAAGTACTGCACACCCATCCCTGCCCTGCTTGTCTGT TGTCTGGCCACTCTTATCATCATGCTTGTTGGAGACACGTACACACTAATCAACTATGTGTCGTTTATTAACTACCTCTGCTATGGAGTGACAATTATAGGCCTGATTGTGTTACGCTGGAAGAAACCCAAAATCTTCAGACCTATTAAG GTGAACCTCCTCATCCCCATTGCTTACCTGGCATTTTGGGCATTTCTGCTGGTCTTCAGCCTATACTCCGAGCCGGTTGTCTGTGGAGTCGGACTCATTATCATTTTTACTGGAGTGCCTGTGTTTTTTCTTGGAGTCTACTGGAGAAATAAACCAAAGTGTGTAAATAGGCTAATAG AGTCGGTGACGTGCTGGGGACAGAAGCTGTGTTTTGTGGTGTACCCCCAGGGCGGGGCGGCCGAGGAGCCTGCTGCCCACTGCCACCTGCCTGCCAGCGACAAGTCCCCAAGGAAATAG